From the genome of Maridesulfovibrio ferrireducens, one region includes:
- a CDS encoding YkgJ family cysteine cluster protein — MNSSPENVINRELAHLYAMFEAHTEMQKWFKDMALAVCADLKGLTPENELFARMIVDKGVRCFEANFNAVVGQISNLDPTFQVACTEGCSYCCFSHITLVPQEAFNIALYLAEKFDASDFEKIVKACVEGAEEFDSAGLQEFTMNYFRPCPFLKDNKCSIYEVRPITCRNWISHDLDPCIKSHESKDCIAVPQNAVIMIQKDLIFAGQQAFLDEVGINGRIASFLPLIEQVLTDYEGTYASWLSGDSLRGQIERK; from the coding sequence ATGAATTCCAGCCCTGAAAACGTGATCAACCGCGAACTCGCTCATCTTTATGCAATGTTTGAAGCTCATACTGAAATGCAGAAATGGTTTAAGGATATGGCTCTTGCCGTATGTGCTGACTTGAAGGGGCTTACTCCTGAGAATGAATTGTTTGCCCGTATGATTGTTGATAAAGGAGTACGCTGTTTCGAGGCAAATTTTAATGCTGTAGTCGGGCAGATTAGTAATCTTGATCCGACATTTCAGGTTGCATGTACAGAGGGGTGTTCGTACTGCTGTTTTTCTCACATCACCTTGGTGCCGCAAGAAGCATTTAATATAGCATTATATTTGGCTGAGAAGTTTGATGCTTCTGATTTTGAAAAGATTGTCAAAGCTTGCGTGGAAGGGGCAGAAGAATTTGATTCTGCCGGATTGCAGGAATTTACAATGAATTATTTTCGTCCGTGTCCTTTTTTGAAAGATAATAAATGTTCAATATATGAAGTGCGCCCCATCACATGCCGCAACTGGATATCCCATGATCTTGATCCCTGTATTAAAAGTCATGAGTCAAAAGACTGTATTGCCGTTCCGCAGAATGCGGTAATAATGATTCAGAAAGATCTGATTTTTGCGGGACAGCAGGCTTTTCTTGATGAGGTCGGGATTAACGGGCGTATTGCATCATTTCTGCCCTTGATTGAGCAAGTTTTAACTGATTATGAAGGAACTTATGCGAGTTGGCTTTCAGGTGATTCTTTGCGTGGGCAAATAGAAAGAAAATAA